In uncultured Methanobrevibacter sp., a genomic segment contains:
- a CDS encoding thioredoxin fold domain-containing protein: MKKYAIFLIVLIAAVSISAVSSIDANQIVDGLNSTSNITQALDECKLQNKTLCIYFEQDSCYYCDLFKSDVLSNRDVQKELNDRFVFTNIDINKYPQLAGQLRVVGTPTVVFLDSNSTEIQRVDGYVPGDEFMKTLKEI, encoded by the coding sequence ATGAAAAAATATGCGATTTTTCTTATTGTGCTGATTGCTGCCGTGTCCATATCCGCAGTTTCAAGCATAGATGCAAACCAGATCGTTGACGGACTCAATTCAACTTCAAACATCACCCAGGCACTGGATGAGTGTAAGCTTCAAAACAAGACCCTGTGCATATACTTCGAACAGGACAGCTGCTATTACTGTGACTTGTTCAAGTCAGATGTTCTCTCAAACAGGGATGTGCAAAAGGAGCTGAATGACCGCTTTGTCTTTACAAACATTGACATAAACAAATATCCTCAACTTGCAGGACAGTTAAGGGTTGTCGGAACACCTACCGTAGTCTTTTTGGATTCCAACAGCACTGAAATTCAAAGGGTTGACGGATATGTTCCGGGTGACGAGTTCATGAAAACTCTTAAGGAGATTTAA
- a CDS encoding NAD(P)/FAD-dependent oxidoreductase gives MDYDVIYIGSGNAAWQGGRFLRKAGLKVLIVEENLYGGTCANRGCNTKALLDAPYEIKALADNFEGVGKGSEFEVDWNALMEFKRKRIANMAPFLDGKFREYDLDVAHGKGVIIDEHTVEVGSERFTTDKIVICTGLKPVIPDIPGKEYLHDSTDFLDIDHLPKHAIIIGAGFVGMEFASILAEAGLEADVIIRGDMALKYFHQPYVQKVIEILKEKNIRFHFNQTVKQVINNVEIDNPLEKINNFENAMNTDSELRDPDAKVDNRAYENGFTVECESGLSLTGDYVVAAMGREANVEGIGLENVGLTSTRSGIKVNGHLQTDVPNIYASGDVADTGIAKLVTVAIHHSKYLAKELLGEADEITYPVVPAVAYTIPRIATVGVPAYVAEKSDEYDVHQIRYGNSYSLELKNDTTAEAKVIVDKDLQIVGAEIYAADAENVANMFAFIINKKITLEELDYMIYAFPSSSSVCLYKLHNIHYDL, from the coding sequence ATGGATTATGATGTCATTTATATTGGAAGTGGAAATGCCGCATGGCAAGGGGGCCGATTTTTAAGAAAAGCCGGCCTTAAGGTGTTGATAGTTGAAGAAAACCTATACGGTGGAACCTGTGCAAACAGGGGCTGCAATACAAAGGCCCTTCTGGATGCACCATATGAAATCAAGGCATTGGCGGACAACTTTGAGGGTGTCGGAAAGGGCAGTGAATTTGAGGTTGACTGGAATGCACTGATGGAGTTCAAGCGTAAAAGAATCGCAAACATGGCGCCGTTTCTGGACGGCAAGTTCAGGGAATATGACCTTGATGTGGCCCATGGCAAGGGAGTAATCATCGATGAGCATACCGTTGAGGTGGGCTCTGAAAGGTTTACAACAGATAAGATTGTAATATGTACCGGCCTGAAGCCTGTAATACCAGACATCCCAGGTAAGGAGTATCTCCATGACAGCACCGACTTTTTGGACATTGACCATTTGCCGAAACATGCAATAATCATCGGTGCAGGATTTGTGGGCATGGAGTTTGCATCAATTCTTGCAGAAGCCGGTCTTGAGGCGGATGTCATAATCAGGGGAGACATGGCACTCAAGTACTTCCACCAGCCGTATGTCCAGAAGGTAATTGAAATCCTAAAAGAAAAAAATATCCGTTTCCACTTCAACCAGACCGTAAAACAGGTCATAAATAATGTTGAAATCGATAATCCTTTAGAAAAGATAAACAATTTTGAAAATGCAATGAACACCGATTCCGAACTGAGGGATCCCGACGCCAAGGTTGACAACAGGGCATATGAAAACGGATTTACAGTGGAGTGTGAAAGCGGCTTGAGCCTCACCGGCGACTATGTCGTCGCCGCAATGGGAAGGGAGGCAAACGTTGAAGGAATAGGTCTTGAAAACGTTGGCCTTACAAGCACAAGAAGCGGAATAAAGGTTAACGGACACCTCCAGACAGATGTGCCTAACATTTATGCCTCAGGAGATGTTGCCGATACAGGAATAGCCAAGCTTGTAACCGTTGCAATACACCATTCCAAATATCTCGCAAAGGAGCTTTTGGGGGAAGCTGATGAAATCACCTATCCTGTGGTGCCTGCGGTTGCATACACAATTCCAAGAATAGCCACAGTGGGTGTGCCTGCATATGTTGCAGAAAAAAGCGATGAGTATGATGTCCATCAGATACGATATGGAAACTCATACTCCCTGGAGCTTAAAAACGACACCACCGCAGAGGCAAAGGTCATAGTCGACAAGGATCTCCAGATTGTCGGTGCAGAGATATATGCGGCCGATGCGGAAAACGTTGCAAACATGTTCGCTTTCATCATAAACAAGAAAATCACACTTGAAGAGCTTGACTACATGATTTACGCATTCCCTTCAAGCAGTTCCGTATGTTTATACAAGCTTCACAATATCCATTATGATCTGTAA
- a CDS encoding alpha/beta hydrolase, with protein sequence MKKKSIIVIILIIVLAVFAYGIYYVNDYYHADDTVNQYLNGTRNVTVTKLDNGLLLDGPGNDTALIFYPGAKVEYTSYLPMLTHLSERGVDCYLVEMPFNLAFLGKDLAGDIMRDSNYEHYYLSGHSLGGAMASEYVNSSGNVSGLILFGAYSTKEINKPVLSIYGSNDKILNLEKYNESRHLIDKNLTEIIIDGGNHGQVGNYGNQQKDGRATITHDEQQKKSIDAMVDFINRLN encoded by the coding sequence ATGAAGAAAAAATCAATCATTGTTATTATTTTAATTATAGTGCTGGCAGTCTTTGCATATGGAATATACTATGTAAACGACTACTATCATGCAGACGACACTGTAAATCAATACCTCAACGGAACCAGGAATGTAACTGTCACAAAACTGGATAACGGCCTTCTTTTGGACGGCCCCGGAAACGACACCGCACTGATATTCTATCCTGGTGCGAAAGTAGAATACACATCCTATCTTCCGATGCTTACCCACCTGTCCGAAAGGGGCGTTGACTGCTATCTGGTTGAAATGCCATTCAATCTGGCATTCCTTGGAAAGGATCTCGCTGGCGACATAATGAGGGATTCAAATTATGAGCATTACTACCTCTCAGGCCATTCCCTCGGAGGGGCCATGGCATCGGAATACGTGAACAGTTCAGGAAATGTTAGCGGACTCATACTTTTTGGCGCATACTCAACAAAGGAAATCAACAAGCCTGTTCTTTCCATATACGGATCCAACGACAAGATATTGAATCTTGAAAAATACAATGAATCCCGCCATCTCATTGACAAGAACCTCACCGAAATCATAATAGACGGCGGAAACCATGGACAGGTAGGAAATTACGGCAACCAGCAAAAAGACGGCAGGGCTACTATCACTCACGATGAACAGCAGAAAAAAAGTATAGATGCAATGGTTGATTTCATCAACAGGTTAAACTAG
- a CDS encoding transglutaminase domain-containing protein, which produces MKKSLILIYLFLILIFSVVAVNAEDVNSTDSSIVSLNDTVGNYDSLKSCNSDSLLNDASKNMTELDSHSNDVYYKGTYQVSLKDSNSGIALANKSVTFSIEGKNYTALTDDYGVAWLKLNLNVGRHTITSAFSGDDIHENCTLTSYVNVLSTIIASDITKYYKAGTQYTATFLDSQGIPQANRNVNITLNGKTYSKKTNSKGVVSMPVNLNPGTYKIKSTDPLTGYKLTTTFRILETITSSDVQKFIGDGKKFTAKFYKSNGKPLAKKYIKFILKGKTYKVKTNADGKAFLSLNKLKKGTYKIVCCNSDGYKKTFKIQIYNKKATTKLTTKFYTFFEDDTKQIAVKFKTSIGGPSFSGKAIKININGDTYSKKTDANGNVLLDVSDLSKGIYTVSYSYAGTKYFKPSKSTNYVTVLNKTDTRLKVKSTTSFGYGAGTEFKVLLSAGGVPLAKKAVTFKICSTKYVKTTDCNGIATLPINLAIGNYTVKYSFAGDSYVNESSGSCDIDVFKRDNTKLTWMSGSSFKDSIQIFKIKLTDSDGNPIEGERVILKIDGGIYYATTSSKGIATFKTVVAFGGYKVSFRVDGNNFYMPSSASKSIKVKLSSFGNGVNQKASGISSKYLKSSSYCKVGTKAVKKLVKKLTKGMKNNEDKAKAIFNYVRDTLSYRYYYDTRYGSSKTLQYKAGNCVDHSHLLVAMFRTAGLKARYVHGTCTFLSGNVYGHVWTQVYIGNHWVCGDAISYSNQLGKIQNWNTKTVKVHAGYRSLPF; this is translated from the coding sequence TTGAAAAAATCATTAATTTTGATATATTTATTTTTAATTCTAATATTTTCAGTTGTGGCGGTGAATGCCGAGGACGTAAATTCGACAGATTCAAGTATAGTAAGTTTAAATGACACTGTTGGCAATTATGATTCATTGAAATCCTGCAATTCTGATTCATTATTGAATGATGCTTCCAAAAACATGACAGAGCTTGATTCACATTCCAATGATGTATACTATAAGGGAACTTATCAGGTGAGTCTGAAGGATTCGAATTCAGGAATTGCACTTGCGAACAAGTCTGTCACTTTCAGCATTGAAGGTAAAAACTACACTGCCCTAACCGATGATTATGGTGTTGCCTGGTTGAAACTGAATTTGAATGTTGGAAGGCATACAATAACTTCCGCTTTCAGTGGCGATGATATACATGAAAACTGCACTTTGACCTCATATGTTAATGTGCTTTCCACAATCATTGCATCAGACATCACAAAATACTACAAGGCAGGCACTCAATACACAGCAACATTTCTTGACAGTCAGGGAATCCCACAGGCCAACAGGAATGTGAACATAACCCTCAACGGCAAGACATACTCAAAAAAGACCAACTCAAAGGGAGTTGTGAGCATGCCTGTAAATCTGAATCCCGGAACTTATAAGATAAAATCAACCGATCCCCTTACAGGATATAAGCTCACCACCACATTCAGGATTCTTGAGACAATTACATCATCCGATGTGCAGAAGTTCATCGGTGACGGCAAGAAGTTCACAGCCAAGTTTTATAAAAGCAACGGCAAGCCTTTGGCCAAAAAATATATCAAATTCATTCTAAAGGGAAAGACATACAAGGTCAAAACCAATGCAGACGGCAAGGCTTTTCTGTCCTTAAATAAACTTAAAAAGGGAACATATAAGATCGTCTGCTGCAACAGCGACGGATATAAAAAGACATTCAAGATTCAAATCTACAATAAGAAGGCCACCACAAAATTAACCACAAAGTTCTACACCTTCTTTGAGGACGATACAAAACAGATTGCAGTCAAGTTCAAGACAAGCATTGGAGGCCCATCCTTTTCAGGAAAAGCAATCAAGATTAACATCAACGGAGATACATACTCCAAAAAAACCGATGCCAACGGTAATGTTTTACTTGACGTCTCTGACCTTTCCAAAGGAATCTACACAGTAAGCTACAGTTATGCCGGTACAAAGTACTTCAAGCCATCCAAATCAACCAATTATGTCACAGTCCTTAATAAAACAGACACTCGCCTTAAGGTTAAAAGCACAACCAGTTTCGGATATGGTGCGGGAACAGAGTTTAAGGTTTTGCTGAGTGCAGGTGGCGTGCCTTTGGCTAAAAAAGCAGTCACATTCAAAATATGCTCCACCAAATATGTCAAAACCACAGATTGTAATGGTATTGCGACATTACCTATCAATCTTGCAATCGGCAACTATACAGTCAAATATTCCTTTGCAGGTGATTCATATGTCAATGAATCATCCGGTAGCTGCGATATTGATGTTTTCAAAAGGGACAATACTAAACTCACATGGATGAGTGGAAGTTCATTTAAGGATTCAATCCAGATATTCAAGATAAAACTGACCGATTCTGATGGAAATCCTATTGAAGGTGAAAGAGTTATCCTGAAAATTGATGGTGGAATATACTATGCAACCACATCATCAAAGGGAATAGCCACATTCAAAACAGTAGTCGCATTCGGAGGATATAAGGTTTCATTCAGGGTTGACGGAAATAACTTCTATATGCCATCATCCGCTTCAAAATCAATAAAAGTCAAGCTGTCCTCATTCGGTAATGGAGTAAACCAGAAGGCATCAGGCATATCCTCAAAGTATCTAAAATCCTCAAGTTACTGTAAGGTGGGAACAAAGGCGGTCAAGAAGCTTGTCAAGAAACTCACCAAGGGAATGAAAAATAATGAGGATAAGGCAAAGGCAATCTTCAATTACGTGCGTGACACATTAAGTTACAGATATTACTATGACACAAGATACGGTTCATCAAAAACACTGCAGTATAAGGCGGGAAACTGCGTTGACCATTCACACCTGCTGGTTGCAATGTTCAGGACAGCCGGTCTGAAGGCAAGGTATGTCCATGGAACATGCACCTTTTTAAGTGGAAATGTCTATGGACACGTTTGGACACAGGTTTATATAGGCAATCATTGGGTTTGTGGAGATGCGATAAGCTATTCCAACCAGTTGGGTAAGATACAGAACTGGAATACCAAAACCGTCAAGGTACATGCGGGATACCGCAGTCTTCCGTTCTAG
- a CDS encoding transglutaminase domain-containing protein, translating into MNRKILLTLIFVLVAALSVGSIYASDVNSTGSHVSSVDDSDAKISVESQDLQASEAVVDNDSSVDVLKSENSSTLSTNTQEVNLLASDNNATSYLDASKTINAKGTTKYYKGSTKYTATFLDLNGTALNNTKVKIVVNGKTYTRTTDSKGVVSLDINLKPGTYKVTATNPVTGYSLTTNFKILSTISAKNINKVYTDARKFSATFYKSNGKVLANKYIKFKINGKTYKVKTNSKGVASLSVKNLKKGTHKIISYNRDSLTRTNTIKVVTSAKTSLTANDYTFLSKDTKKIKVRLLNEFGYAPLKGKVIKFTVNGKTYRANTNKYGYATLKLPSLKNGVYNVKYSFAKYGYYKASSTKAKLTIIPSKTPTYTVKSTTIFGHGAKTPFKVALSSGSVPLAGKKITINVDGKTYSRTTNSQGLAAITINLDIGTYKITYTNDAESKISKKTESTTIQVVERNASSINWKSSTTFNQGTQTVKLLILDSNGKAVSGGAVKLNVNGKEYSATTDSNGYATISASFTPGNYSVSYSFEGDNLNAPSTGQTDLHVEKLSTVSLANVITAAKSLKNSIANNNKLPTTVSCGGLTFTVPEFLYIMCQAINELGNAKTSAIAFITGVEDPTSPSGDAISTTELYKSGYLALAKNVANFISTNKQAPNYASSAVGNIIYNELVDATARILAWYGDNGKVLPNYVTISYGDGGGVSPTGTGINEKNTIKDLTPYLKSTTNCPVNNDAIKKVVDGVTKGLTSASAKAKAIFNYVRDYISYSFYYDTKYGAVNTLKYKTGNCVDQSHLLVAMFRTADLPARYVHGTCRFSSGSTYGHVWTQVLIDGKWTVADATSSRNSLGSVANWNTKSFNLHGIYSSLSF; encoded by the coding sequence TTGAACAGAAAAATATTACTCACTTTGATATTTGTTCTGGTTGCTGCATTATCAGTCGGTTCAATATATGCAAGTGATGTAAACAGTACAGGTTCACATGTTTCTAGCGTTGATGATTCAGATGCTAAAATCAGCGTCGAATCACAGGATCTGCAGGCAAGTGAAGCTGTAGTTGATAACGATTCATCAGTAGATGTTTTGAAATCTGAAAATTCAAGTACTTTATCAACTAACACACAAGAAGTAAATCTTTTGGCATCTGATAATAATGCCACATCATATCTTGATGCGTCCAAGACTATCAATGCAAAAGGTACTACTAAATATTACAAGGGAAGTACAAAATACACCGCAACTTTCTTAGACTTGAACGGAACAGCATTGAACAATACAAAAGTTAAAATTGTTGTGAACGGCAAGACTTACACTAGAACAACCGACAGTAAGGGTGTAGTTTCCTTGGACATTAATCTTAAGCCTGGAACATACAAGGTTACAGCAACAAATCCTGTAACAGGTTATAGTTTGACCACCAATTTCAAGATTTTGTCTACTATTTCCGCAAAGAACATCAATAAGGTTTATACTGATGCCAGAAAATTCTCCGCTACTTTCTATAAGAGCAACGGAAAGGTATTGGCCAACAAATATATTAAATTTAAGATTAATGGGAAAACATACAAAGTTAAAACCAATAGTAAGGGAGTAGCTAGTCTTTCAGTAAAAAATCTAAAGAAAGGTACTCATAAAATTATTTCATACAACAGAGATAGTTTGACTAGAACCAACACTATAAAAGTTGTTACATCAGCTAAAACATCTTTAACTGCTAATGATTACACATTCCTTAGTAAGGATACCAAAAAAATCAAAGTCAGATTACTTAATGAATTTGGATATGCTCCTTTAAAAGGTAAAGTTATCAAATTCACTGTAAATGGTAAGACATACAGGGCAAATACCAACAAGTATGGTTATGCTACTTTGAAATTGCCTTCACTTAAAAATGGAGTATATAACGTTAAGTATAGCTTTGCAAAATATGGTTATTACAAAGCATCTAGCACAAAAGCTAAACTGACTATCATTCCAAGTAAAACTCCTACCTACACAGTTAAAAGTACAACCATTTTCGGTCATGGTGCTAAAACACCGTTCAAAGTGGCTCTATCATCAGGTAGTGTGCCTCTTGCAGGCAAAAAAATCACAATTAACGTAGATGGAAAAACATATTCCAGAACAACCAATAGTCAAGGACTTGCTGCAATAACTATAAACTTGGACATTGGTACCTATAAGATTACATATACTAACGATGCTGAATCAAAAATCAGCAAAAAGACTGAATCAACTACAATCCAAGTTGTTGAAAGGAATGCAAGTTCCATTAACTGGAAAAGTTCAACCACTTTCAACCAGGGTACCCAGACAGTTAAACTGTTAATACTTGACAGCAACGGTAAGGCCGTTTCAGGTGGAGCCGTAAAATTAAATGTTAACGGAAAGGAATATAGTGCTACAACCGATTCAAACGGATATGCAACCATAAGTGCAAGTTTCACACCTGGTAACTACAGTGTCTCATATTCATTCGAAGGAGACAACCTGAATGCTCCTTCAACAGGACAAACTGATTTGCATGTTGAAAAGCTTTCCACAGTATCTCTTGCCAATGTGATTACTGCTGCAAAAAGCTTGAAAAACTCCATTGCAAATAACAATAAGTTACCAACCACTGTTTCATGTGGCGGACTTACATTTACCGTACCTGAATTCCTATATATTATGTGTCAGGCAATTAATGAATTGGGCAATGCCAAAACAAGTGCTATCGCATTTATCACTGGTGTTGAAGATCCTACTTCACCATCCGGTGACGCAATCAGTACAACAGAGTTGTATAAATCCGGTTATCTGGCCCTCGCTAAAAACGTTGCAAACTTTATTAGTACCAACAAACAGGCACCTAATTATGCATCATCAGCTGTAGGTAACATCATCTACAATGAACTGGTCGATGCAACTGCAAGAATTTTAGCGTGGTACGGTGATAACGGCAAGGTACTTCCTAATTATGTCACAATATCCTATGGTGACGGTGGAGGAGTTTCCCCAACAGGAACCGGTATCAATGAAAAGAATACCATTAAGGACTTAACTCCATATCTTAAGTCTACAACCAATTGTCCAGTTAATAATGATGCTATTAAAAAGGTTGTTGACGGTGTAACTAAAGGTTTAACAAGTGCTTCAGCAAAAGCTAAAGCCATATTCAACTATGTAAGAGACTACATTTCATATAGTTTCTATTATGATACAAAATATGGTGCAGTCAATACCCTGAAATACAAGACAGGAAACTGTGTTGATCAGTCACACTTATTGGTTGCTATGTTTAGAACAGCTGATTTGCCTGCTAGATATGTTCACGGAACATGTAGATTCAGCAGTGGAAGTACTTATGGACATGTATGGACTCAAGTGTTAATTGACGGTAAGTGGACAGTTGCAGATGCAACAAGTTCAAGAAACTCTCTTGGAAGCGTAGCTAATTGGAATACTAAATCCTTTAATCTTCATGGGATTTACAGTAGTTTGTCATTCTAA
- a CDS encoding GGDEF domain-containing phosphodiesterase, which translates to RKNGDEVIRNYYNMIKNVIGEDGIICRLGGDKFIGIFPPEKKEEMFKIFKGVPITFGAEGERRVEISSAAGIYVLPNTFVAANSGDIMDKITMCSSMAKRKNEGTAIIYDQTLNNLDERAKWVKRKFKNALEDGEFHAFYQPKVDIVRKEIIGAEALCRWFHEGHIIPPMEFIPILEQGMEVCDLDFYILDRVCADIRRWLDEGRNVVKISVNLSRKHLVDVDLLEHIMTIIDRHDVPHKYIEIELTETTTDVQFKDLKRVVAGLRREGVSTAVDDFGIGYSSLNLIREIPWDVLKVDKDFLPLDNENKTSVTSIMFRHVIALAQEMGLKCVVEGVESEKQLDTLKDNNCFIAQGFYFDKPLPVEIFEKKMESKIYE; encoded by the coding sequence AGGAAGAATGGTGATGAGGTCATCAGGAATTACTATAACATGATCAAGAATGTTATAGGAGAGGATGGAATAATCTGCCGATTGGGCGGAGATAAATTCATCGGTATCTTTCCTCCGGAGAAGAAAGAAGAGATGTTTAAGATATTTAAGGGCGTTCCGATAACCTTCGGTGCAGAAGGGGAGAGACGGGTTGAGATATCTTCAGCAGCAGGCATCTACGTCCTTCCGAATACATTTGTGGCTGCAAATTCGGGAGACATTATGGATAAGATCACTATGTGCTCATCCATGGCCAAGAGGAAAAATGAAGGAACAGCCATCATTTATGACCAGACATTAAATAATCTTGATGAACGTGCAAAGTGGGTCAAGAGAAAATTCAAAAATGCACTGGAGGATGGAGAGTTCCATGCATTTTATCAGCCTAAGGTCGATATAGTCAGAAAAGAGATAATAGGTGCCGAGGCACTCTGCCGCTGGTTCCATGAAGGGCATATAATTCCGCCGATGGAATTCATACCGATCCTGGAGCAGGGCATGGAGGTCTGTGATCTGGATTTCTACATCCTTGACCGGGTGTGTGCTGACATAAGAAGATGGCTTGATGAGGGCAGAAATGTCGTTAAGATTTCTGTCAATCTCTCAAGAAAGCATCTTGTGGATGTGGATCTTCTGGAGCATATCATGACGATCATCGACAGACATGATGTACCGCATAAATATATTGAGATAGAGCTTACCGAGACTACTACGGATGTTCAGTTCAAGGATCTCAAGAGAGTAGTTGCAGGACTTCGCCGCGAGGGAGTAAGTACTGCGGTTGATGACTTCGGTATCGGATATTCTTCACTTAACCTTATCAGAGAGATCCCTTGGGATGTCCTTAAGGTTGATAAGGATTTCCTCCCTCTCGATAATGAGAATAAAACAAGCGTAACCAGCATAATGTTCAGACACGTTATCGCACTTGCTCAGGAAATGGGACTTAAATGCGTAGTCGAAGGCGTAGAGTCAGAGAAACAGCTGGATACACTTAAAGATAATAACTGTTTTATCGCTCAGGGATTTTATTTTGATAAACCGCTTCCGGTTGAGATCTTTGAGAAGAAAATGGAATCTAAGATATATGAGTAA
- a CDS encoding cytochrome c biogenesis CcdA family protein, with amino-acid sequence MEVLPLISFTTGVISILSPCILPILPIFVSVSLKSKSKRELFSFIGGLLTIFIVIIFLTGFFTSILYAYITPIRIISAFILLIIGILMLFDYQFTFKTINPNKNTSSYMMGVLTSVAWAPCYSGYLISLITLLISSNDPAYAVLNIIIYSLGFALTLLVLSYFISRINLERLISRTKYVPKIFAGLVIMGALYLLFESLKAIL; translated from the coding sequence ATGGAAGTTCTTCCCTTAATCTCTTTTACAACAGGGGTAATATCAATATTGTCTCCCTGCATTCTTCCTATTCTACCTATTTTTGTAAGCGTCAGCCTCAAATCCAAATCCAAAAGGGAACTGTTTTCCTTCATTGGCGGACTTCTCACCATCTTCATAGTAATCATATTCCTTACCGGATTTTTCACATCAATCCTATACGCATACATCACTCCGATAAGGATTATATCTGCATTCATATTGCTCATAATAGGCATATTGATGCTTTTTGACTACCAATTCACATTTAAAACAATAAATCCCAATAAGAACACCTCCTCATACATGATGGGCGTTTTGACTTCAGTTGCATGGGCACCATGCTACAGCGGATACCTGATATCATTAATCACATTGCTGATCAGTTCAAATGATCCGGCATATGCTGTTTTAAATATAATAATCTATTCCTTAGGCTTTGCCCTGACATTGCTTGTTTTAAGCTATTTCATTTCAAGAATAAATCTTGAAAGACTTATTTCCAGGACAAAATATGTGCCGAAAATCTTTGCCGGACTTGTCATTATGGGTGCGCTATACCTGCTGTTTGAATCACTTAAGGCAATCTTATAA
- a CDS encoding MarR family winged helix-turn-helix transcriptional regulator: MKSHQAIMDSSPIIAWIHNISLNQQKYMKRKFKDLDLGHDVRYIMYIYDNPNCSQEDLVNMFCQSKGNIAKVLRKLEDGGFIKREVDPENRRKYKLNTTEKGRQLVPKYRELSKNWELEVGIGEDELELKNRIREIAINGMKLTENNEG; the protein is encoded by the coding sequence ATGAAAAGCCATCAGGCAATCATGGACAGCTCACCCATAATAGCATGGATTCACAACATCTCGCTCAATCAGCAAAAATATATGAAAAGAAAATTCAAAGACCTTGATTTGGGCCATGACGTGAGATATATCATGTATATCTATGACAACCCCAACTGCTCACAGGAGGATTTGGTAAACATGTTCTGCCAGAGCAAGGGAAATATAGCAAAGGTTTTAAGAAAACTCGAGGATGGGGGATTCATCAAAAGGGAAGTTGATCCTGAAAACAGACGAAAATACAAATTGAATACAACCGAAAAGGGACGCCAGCTGGTTCCAAAATACAGAGAATTATCAAAAAACTGGGAACTTGAAGTCGGCATCGGAGAGGATGAACTGGAACTTAAAAATAGAATAAGGGAAATTGCAATTAATGGAATGAAGCTAACTGAAAATAATGAGGGATAA
- a CDS encoding TlyA family RNA methyltransferase, with protein sequence MQERLDKHLVTEGFISSRTKAKELIKSGNVKINDRVVTKSSYKVKANDEIEIIDTDYLKYVSRAGLKLDGAIDSFNIDFEGKSVMDIGSSTGGFTDCSLKHGAKRVVAIDVGTDLMAQALRDDERVELHEQMNFKDAPSRLFDGIDIIVSDVSFISLKHIIDRISLEDDDFELVFLIKPQFECGKEIAHKFKGVITDMSVHEDVICDIRDYFRTKEYTMIDLDVSGMPGKSGNIEYVSHFKRNAEEIEIDISQIVKKGEEIETQH encoded by the coding sequence ATGCAGGAGAGATTGGACAAACATTTGGTAACAGAAGGTTTCATATCAAGCAGAACCAAGGCAAAGGAACTGATAAAGTCAGGAAACGTTAAAATCAATGACAGAGTTGTTACCAAATCCAGCTATAAGGTCAAGGCCAACGATGAAATTGAAATCATTGATACAGACTATCTCAAGTATGTTTCAAGGGCAGGGCTTAAACTGGACGGTGCCATTGACTCATTCAATATTGACTTTGAAGGAAAAAGCGTGATGGATATCGGATCATCAACCGGAGGATTCACCGACTGCTCACTAAAGCACGGTGCTAAAAGGGTTGTTGCCATTGATGTTGGAACCGACCTGATGGCACAGGCTCTAAGAGATGACGAGAGGGTAGAACTCCATGAGCAGATGAACTTCAAGGATGCCCCTTCACGCTTGTTTGATGGAATCGACATTATCGTATCCGACGTGTCCTTCATCTCCCTAAAGCACATCATCGACCGAATATCCCTTGAAGATGATGACTTTGAACTTGTGTTTCTCATAAAGCCGCAGTTTGAATGCGGAAAGGAAATCGCCCACAAATTCAAGGGTGTAATAACAGACATGAGCGTTCATGAGGATGTTATATGTGACATAAGGGATTACTTCAGGACAAAGGAATATACAATGATTGATTTGGACGTATCCGGAATGCCCGGCAAAAGCGGAAACATAGAATATGTAAGCCACTTTAAAAGAAACGCTGAAGAGATTGAAATTGATATATCCCAAATCGTTAAGAAAGGTGAGGAAATTGAAACGCAACACTAA